The following coding sequences lie in one Nitrososphaera sp. genomic window:
- a CDS encoding CBS domain-containing protein, which translates to MARQEDLSASLLSSPIEHYVNTNIVILGSTDNAADALKMIKERAIRSVLVSHQGEVIGLVSKTDILFKVMAQGKNPEKIKLREIMSSPVIAVGPANTVQEVLGVMDKHVIRQVIVSSESKVLGMVNRDEMFETIYRSTMVDVDTAIEGTPVCIINPKAIVYVKDITTANLVCPYCESPFDTSEGLSNHIDRLHTGSGVLEGDARKLYEQ; encoded by the coding sequence ATGGCCCGCCAAGAGGATCTTTCCGCATCCCTGCTCTCAAGCCCGATCGAGCACTACGTAAACACAAACATCGTGATACTCGGCAGTACCGACAACGCGGCTGACGCGCTCAAGATGATAAAGGAGAGGGCAATCAGAAGCGTCCTTGTTTCGCACCAGGGAGAAGTAATAGGCCTGGTCAGCAAGACCGACATCCTCTTCAAGGTGATGGCGCAGGGCAAGAATCCCGAAAAGATAAAGCTGCGCGAAATAATGTCCTCCCCTGTAATTGCCGTCGGGCCGGCCAACACGGTGCAGGAGGTTCTAGGAGTGATGGACAAGCACGTGATACGCCAGGTGATTGTGAGCTCGGAGTCAAAGGTGCTTGGGATGGTAAACCGCGACGAGATGTTTGAGACCATATACAGGTCCACCATGGTCGACGTTGACACGGCAATCGAGGGCACCCCGGTGTGCATAATCAACCCAAAGGCCATCGTCTACGTGAAGGACATTACGACGGCAAACCTGGTCTGCCCCTACTGCGAGTCTCCGTTTGACACGTCCGAGGGCCTCTCAAACCACATCGACCGGCTTCACACTGGCAGCGGCGTCCTAGAAGGCGACGCGCGCAAACTGTACGAGCAGTAG
- a CDS encoding alpha/beta hydrolase — protein MFEIENEEVSWKALDIPINGTITRPKSSGNRHAVILVAGSGPTDRNWCSPLLPGTNGSGRLLAEALANHGFVTLRYDKMASGPRVSENLSKFAGKISMQTHLDELFGAVKTVIAEDGIDNDKVFALTNSEGAIHAVNYQLQAKTNLFKGLVLTGPPGRTIGEVARMQIFAQARNLPYAESIMKDYDAAIADFLASRPLKVGPSIPESAKLLLRGLENKANLPFSRELWNYSLSEHVAKISAPILIMIGKKDIQINWQIDGRALETATRGKAGVSFYYPENANHVLRSEELPKESLTAEYASSHYCSSDTDLDKAAEETIFSWLAEMAKK, from the coding sequence TTGTTTGAGATTGAAAACGAGGAAGTTTCGTGGAAGGCTCTCGACATTCCAATAAATGGAACCATTACAAGGCCAAAAAGCAGCGGTAATCGTCATGCTGTGATACTTGTTGCAGGTAGCGGGCCCACTGACAGAAATTGGTGCTCACCTCTGCTTCCCGGAACAAACGGCAGTGGGAGGTTACTTGCGGAGGCACTCGCAAATCATGGCTTTGTGACTCTTCGCTATGACAAGATGGCTTCGGGTCCTCGCGTGAGCGAAAACCTTTCAAAATTTGCGGGGAAAATCAGTATGCAAACCCACTTGGATGAGTTATTCGGTGCAGTCAAAACCGTTATTGCTGAAGATGGGATCGACAACGACAAAGTATTTGCCCTTACCAATAGCGAAGGAGCCATTCATGCGGTAAACTACCAGCTTCAAGCCAAGACAAATCTGTTCAAGGGGCTGGTTCTTACAGGACCGCCGGGAAGAACGATTGGCGAAGTCGCCCGCATGCAAATTTTCGCTCAGGCAAGGAATCTGCCGTACGCGGAATCTATTATGAAAGACTATGATGCCGCGATCGCAGACTTTCTTGCTAGCAGGCCACTGAAGGTAGGACCGTCGATTCCTGAGAGCGCAAAGCTGCTGCTTCGCGGATTAGAGAATAAAGCTAACTTGCCTTTTTCAAGAGAATTATGGAATTACAGCCTTTCTGAGCATGTTGCAAAAATATCGGCGCCTATTCTGATCATGATAGGAAAGAAGGACATCCAGATTAACTGGCAGATAGACGGGAGGGCATTGGAAACAGCCACTCGTGGAAAAGCAGGCGTTTCGTTCTACTATCCTGAAAATGCCAATCATGTACTTAGGTCTGAGGAATTGCCAAAAGAAAGTCTCACGGCCGAGTATGCCTCCTCGCACTATTGCTCTTCAGATACAGATCTTGACAAAGCAGCTGAGGAGACAATATTTTCATGGCTGGCGGAAATGGCCAAAAAATAA
- a CDS encoding ankyrin repeat domain-containing protein produces the protein MRGERTGRDSTTGLHPDSDQQALGMLFESIGLRDHQRASQLLAESPQLARATLTGGANRSNASAFFLRQVSHYLYAGDTALHVASAAYQRDFAVELVRRHASVRAKNRRGAEPLHYAADGAPGGPLWDPDAQYAIIEYLVGAGADPDSADKSGVSPLHRAVRTRSTAAVQALIRNGADVVRRNGTGSTPLHLAVQDTGRGGSGSAMARREQGKIIRLLLDNGASLTDTDRAGKTVKECVRSKSVRALISGF, from the coding sequence TTGCGAGGAGAGCGCACGGGACGCGACTCAACGACTGGTCTTCACCCAGATAGCGACCAACAGGCGCTCGGGATGCTTTTTGAGTCAATTGGTTTGAGGGACCACCAAAGAGCTTCCCAGTTGCTGGCCGAATCGCCACAACTTGCGCGTGCGACGCTCACGGGAGGTGCCAATCGCTCCAATGCAAGTGCTTTCTTTCTGAGACAGGTTTCTCACTATCTCTATGCCGGAGACACAGCGCTGCATGTTGCTTCTGCAGCTTACCAGCGAGACTTTGCGGTAGAACTTGTACGCAGACACGCAAGCGTTCGAGCGAAAAACCGGCGCGGCGCAGAGCCGCTGCACTATGCGGCCGATGGGGCGCCTGGCGGCCCTCTGTGGGACCCAGACGCTCAGTACGCGATCATCGAGTACCTGGTTGGGGCAGGCGCAGATCCTGATTCTGCGGACAAAAGTGGCGTCTCTCCTCTTCACCGCGCAGTGCGTACGCGCTCCACGGCCGCCGTTCAGGCCCTTATCCGAAATGGGGCGGATGTAGTCAGAAGGAATGGGACAGGCTCTACGCCACTACACCTTGCAGTGCAGGATACGGGGCGAGGGGGCAGCGGGTCTGCAATGGCCCGCAGAGAACAAGGCAAAATCATCCGGTTGCTTCTTGATAACGGTGCAAGCCTCACAGACACCGATCGCGCAGGCAAAACCGTTAAAGAGTGCGTCAGATCCAAATCGGTGCGGGCACTGATTTCCGGATTCTAG
- a CDS encoding DNA topoisomerase I yields the protein MDDAYVDAPPSAVAVPEVSAASGAKGSAAGKVRWQTLEHKGVAFPPEYEPRGITIKIKGEDLLLSRDQEEMVYAWAKKKDTHYVQDPVFQSNFMSDFSKLLPDRFKAANMQDIDFAMAYRLVDEEKTMKEADKERFKNLPREEKKKISLAKKGEREKLKATFGKAMVDGVEVDIANWLVEPPGLFMGRGQHPMRGRWKPRVKPQDVILNLGESAPVPEGSWKDVIHDHSSTWLATWIETLTDKRKYVWLHDSASLRQDNDRAKYDKAKKLAEQLPRVQREVIRRMKSKPDGRVSTVAYLIFKLAMRVGDEKDPDEADTVGASTLRVEHIKFPKSPDGRQLLEFNFLGKDSVPWQKKLEVNSDDTRALHENLVAFTKGKDPSVQIFDSINSRKVNAFLGSIMPGLTAKVFRTCIATYVVQDSLKKEKIDKNSSEAQKIYAARKANLQAAITCNHKKGVDPKNPAARKALEKFEESVAKKKEAIAAAKAEIEARKWKTENQEKRMKERLERMEVQLKLQQDTKDYNIGTSLRNYIDPRVMKAWLNFVELDWTKVYTATLQRKFKWVEGYKDRNFRTFYPELKEKI from the coding sequence TTGGACGACGCTTATGTCGATGCGCCGCCTTCAGCGGTGGCGGTACCGGAGGTATCCGCCGCCTCGGGAGCAAAGGGTTCCGCCGCTGGCAAGGTCAGGTGGCAGACGCTTGAGCACAAGGGCGTCGCCTTTCCACCAGAATACGAGCCAAGGGGCATCACGATAAAAATCAAGGGAGAGGATCTTTTGCTTAGCCGCGACCAAGAGGAAATGGTCTACGCCTGGGCAAAAAAGAAGGACACGCACTATGTGCAAGACCCGGTCTTTCAGTCCAACTTTATGAGCGATTTTTCAAAATTATTGCCAGACAGGTTCAAGGCCGCAAACATGCAGGATATCGACTTTGCCATGGCGTACAGGCTCGTCGACGAGGAAAAGACAATGAAGGAGGCAGACAAGGAGCGATTCAAGAACCTGCCGCGAGAGGAAAAGAAAAAGATCTCGCTTGCAAAAAAGGGGGAGAGGGAAAAACTCAAGGCGACCTTTGGCAAGGCAATGGTTGACGGCGTGGAGGTCGATATTGCAAACTGGCTGGTCGAGCCGCCAGGACTTTTCATGGGAAGGGGCCAGCACCCGATGAGGGGGAGGTGGAAGCCCCGGGTAAAGCCCCAGGATGTCATACTTAACCTTGGCGAAAGCGCGCCGGTGCCCGAGGGCAGCTGGAAGGACGTGATTCACGATCATTCCTCGACATGGCTTGCGACATGGATTGAGACGCTCACGGACAAGCGCAAGTACGTTTGGCTGCACGACTCGGCATCGCTTCGCCAGGACAACGACAGGGCCAAATACGACAAGGCAAAGAAACTAGCCGAGCAGCTGCCAAGGGTTCAGCGTGAGGTCATACGCCGCATGAAGTCAAAGCCAGACGGAAGGGTCTCGACCGTGGCGTACCTAATATTCAAGCTGGCCATGAGGGTTGGCGACGAAAAGGATCCCGACGAGGCCGACACGGTCGGCGCGAGCACCCTGCGTGTGGAGCACATCAAGTTTCCAAAGTCGCCCGATGGCAGGCAGCTATTGGAGTTTAATTTTCTGGGCAAGGACAGCGTGCCGTGGCAGAAGAAGCTTGAGGTCAACTCTGACGACACCAGGGCGCTTCATGAAAACCTTGTCGCATTTACAAAGGGCAAGGACCCCTCCGTTCAGATTTTTGACAGCATAAACTCGCGGAAGGTAAACGCGTTTCTGGGAAGCATCATGCCCGGCCTGACTGCCAAGGTCTTCAGGACGTGCATTGCGACCTATGTCGTTCAGGACTCGCTCAAGAAGGAAAAAATCGACAAGAACTCTTCGGAGGCGCAAAAGATCTATGCCGCGCGAAAAGCCAACCTGCAGGCAGCGATTACCTGCAACCACAAAAAGGGCGTCGACCCAAAGAACCCCGCCGCGCGAAAAGCCCTTGAAAAGTTCGAGGAATCGGTTGCAAAAAAGAAGGAGGCAATAGCCGCCGCAAAGGCGGAAATCGAGGCGCGCAAGTGGAAGACTGAGAACCAGGAAAAGCGCATGAAGGAGCGGCTTGAGCGCATGGAAGTTCAGCTAAAGCTCCAGCAAGACACAAAGGACTACAACATCGGCACGTCCCTTCGGAACTACATCGACCCGAGGGTAATGAAGGCGTGGCTGAACTTTGTAGAGCTTGACTGGACCAAGGTGTATACCGCCACCCTCCAGCGCAAGTTCAAGTGGGTGGAAGGCTACAAGGACCGAAACTTTAGGACGTTTTATCCCGAGCTTAAAGAAAAAATCTAG
- the purN gene encoding phosphoribosylglycinamide formyltransferase, whose product MLGLGILISGRGSNMDAILSSLSGKTGKVSPKVVISDKADAPGLRIASEKHGVPVQVVPAEGLRGWEYDSKLASALEAYGVTPASGLVCLAGFMRLLSSEFVRRYSMRILNIHPALLPSFPGLHAQRQAIEYGAKVSGCTVHFVDEGTDTGPVILQRAVPVGESDTEETLAERILRVEHELYPEAVSLFAEGRLAVQGRRVRILG is encoded by the coding sequence TTGCTTGGCCTTGGCATTCTGATTTCAGGGAGGGGGAGCAACATGGACGCCATACTCTCTTCGTTAAGCGGCAAGACAGGCAAGGTCAGTCCCAAGGTTGTGATTTCCGACAAGGCCGATGCCCCAGGACTTCGGATAGCCTCTGAAAAACACGGCGTCCCGGTTCAGGTAGTGCCCGCCGAAGGACTGAGGGGATGGGAGTATGACTCCAAGCTGGCGTCCGCTCTTGAAGCATACGGCGTCACGCCTGCTTCCGGCCTGGTGTGCCTTGCAGGCTTTATGAGGCTGCTCAGCTCCGAGTTTGTAAGGCGTTATTCGATGCGCATTTTGAACATACATCCTGCGCTGCTCCCGTCGTTCCCAGGGCTGCATGCCCAGAGGCAGGCTATTGAATACGGCGCCAAGGTGTCAGGCTGCACTGTCCACTTTGTAGACGAGGGGACCGACACAGGGCCGGTAATCCTCCAGCGCGCGGTGCCAGTCGGCGAGTCGGACACGGAAGAGACGCTGGCCGAGAGGATCCTGAGGGTAGAGCATGAACTTTATCCCGAGGCGGTCAGTCTGTTTGCAGAGGGGAGGCTAGCCGTGCAGGGCCGCAGGGTTCGGATTCTTGGCTAG
- a CDS encoding CBS domain-containing protein, translated as MKSIGEIMSKKIETIDINATAHDAAMKMKDKNVSSLLVVDQQSEQVNQGILTERDLVRRVCATDEPDLNVPVKTIMSSPIAFIDPFSPVEVAADNMRHYGMRHFLVADESGKALGIITLSDLAGYLAENVNIDDVNATILKALKDEGGYPS; from the coding sequence ATGAAGTCCATTGGTGAAATAATGTCAAAGAAAATCGAGACCATTGACATTAACGCGACGGCCCACGACGCTGCAATGAAAATGAAGGACAAGAACGTCAGCTCGCTTCTCGTTGTCGACCAGCAAAGCGAGCAAGTCAACCAGGGCATACTCACCGAGCGCGACCTCGTAAGGAGGGTCTGTGCTACAGACGAGCCGGACCTGAATGTCCCGGTAAAGACCATAATGTCTTCGCCAATTGCATTCATCGACCCTTTCTCCCCGGTAGAAGTGGCTGCAGATAACATGCGCCACTACGGCATGCGCCACTTTTTGGTTGCCGACGAGTCTGGAAAAGCGCTTGGCATCATTACGCTATCCGACCTTGCGGGATACCTGGCAGAAAACGTCAACATTGATGACGTGAACGCAACAATCCTAAAGGCGCTCAAGGACGAAGGAGGATACCCCTCCTAG
- a CDS encoding class I SAM-dependent methyltransferase encodes MSGLGNKYWQEVIEVLRSIIPVYDRVNRVISLGHDEEFRCRGITGRVRPGNLVLDAGSGYGNMSRVALSVSGGSARIVMYDPIPEMLARADKDSFAADLSSGIFEYMPFREGTFDAVLCGYCLRDAVELQTAISEMHRVLKNGGRLVIVDLGKPDSRLVRAGTSFYLKYVLGVLAFFIAGRAGLKFRTLYGTYLRWPKNKDLEGMLRSKFSSVEFEKKMLGGAIIVAAFK; translated from the coding sequence TTGTCCGGGCTAGGCAACAAGTACTGGCAGGAGGTCATTGAAGTACTCCGCTCGATTATCCCGGTCTATGACAGGGTCAACCGGGTCATCTCGCTTGGGCACGACGAGGAGTTTCGCTGCCGCGGGATAACCGGCAGGGTCCGGCCCGGAAACCTTGTGCTTGACGCCGGGTCCGGCTACGGCAATATGAGCCGCGTCGCACTCAGCGTCTCTGGCGGCAGCGCCAGGATTGTCATGTACGACCCTATCCCCGAGATGCTGGCCCGGGCAGACAAGGATTCGTTTGCAGCGGACCTGTCTTCAGGGATATTTGAGTACATGCCCTTCCGGGAAGGCACATTCGACGCGGTGCTATGCGGCTATTGCCTGCGCGATGCCGTGGAGCTCCAGACCGCCATCTCTGAGATGCACAGGGTGCTCAAGAACGGGGGCAGGCTGGTGATCGTCGACCTGGGCAAGCCAGACTCGCGGCTTGTCAGGGCGGGCACGTCGTTTTACCTTAAATACGTGCTCGGCGTGCTGGCCTTTTTTATCGCAGGCAGGGCCGGCCTCAAGTTTCGGACGCTCTACGGCACGTACCTGCGCTGGCCCAAGAACAAGGACCTCGAGGGCATGCTCAGGTCCAAGTTCTCTTCGGTCGAGTTTGAGAAAAAGATGCTCGGCGGCGCGATTATCGTGGCGGCATTCAAGTGA
- a CDS encoding DEAD/DEAH box helicase: MAGNYRCPRCSAPHSVSAERIFDGRVIVRCSKCSVCALVPWQGGSDGSQPFDEAYLEFLDRVDAGSGISSGEDLDIVMEQERIIRTRSEIEKMISGAGATGDPLVRAALESRQDYVVDFRALEEPAPELGGRLEELPIDPALIGALKSRGIDRLFKFQEMAVKSILQGKDVVITAPTASGKTEAFTIPILQSISEQVPRFGSLRPTEGGRISAIFVYPTKALSRDQLPKIRGLADSLGLRVAVLDGDTKDAERAQVMGSPPDVLITNFDVIHYHLLHRTKLSRLLRTARFLVVDEAHVYTGVFGSNVHHIVARLERTMDALSGRKRLQVAAASATLPNAGQFCEVLFGRPLQVIEGSGRQQNIKMAMIFPSLRSHRSLVLDLIRQAARNHHRTLSFSNSHLGAELTAFYSSRQGVSIRVHRAGLAAHLRRHVEDQFKAGKLTAISATPTLELGIDIGDIDVIVSGIVPVNRLTQRIGRAGRRGQQGYAFLALGTDPISQYYKNHPDDYLSDREYAYADPSNPFVLEYQVLAMSCDRPISMAESKPVWQTLQSLVSKGLITLEAGKFVPDREKAREVLSKYSIRGIGSRVDIMLNKSVIGDRALPQALEELHKDAVYFFSGRRYRVKQLHFSSSATAADQNTKDRQPYAELEPLPYDYPYYTKAITDEWPSVKEVLEKRQAFGVEVLYCTLHIRKRVLGYANIEIGQEAAAQAKRKVMLEEPLEFEFESKGFVFRAPAPTETISKSDSPEGPEYVSTSAFHATEHVVIEGSAMITGGASQDLGGISLGSSGLIFVYDGSIGGNGASRILFERLDMALGRALRILSDCPCVSESGCPRCTYSYRCGNNNEYLHKRAAIEVLSRIVEGEKTVVGEVIDGDRALV; encoded by the coding sequence GTGGCCGGCAATTACCGCTGCCCCCGTTGCAGCGCTCCTCACTCTGTCTCCGCCGAGAGGATATTTGACGGCAGGGTTATTGTCCGCTGCTCAAAGTGCTCTGTCTGCGCGCTAGTCCCGTGGCAGGGCGGTTCTGATGGCTCGCAGCCCTTTGACGAGGCGTACCTGGAGTTTCTGGACAGAGTCGATGCGGGATCTGGCATCTCGTCCGGCGAAGACCTTGACATTGTCATGGAGCAGGAGCGCATTATCCGGACGCGCAGCGAAATCGAGAAAATGATCTCGGGAGCTGGCGCCACCGGCGACCCGCTTGTAAGGGCGGCGCTTGAGTCCCGGCAGGACTATGTGGTTGACTTTAGGGCCCTGGAGGAGCCGGCGCCGGAACTCGGAGGAAGGCTTGAAGAGCTCCCCATCGACCCCGCACTGATAGGCGCGCTCAAGAGCAGAGGGATTGATCGCCTCTTCAAGTTTCAGGAGATGGCCGTCAAGAGCATCCTCCAGGGAAAGGACGTAGTGATAACCGCTCCCACCGCTTCGGGAAAGACGGAGGCGTTTACAATCCCGATCCTCCAGAGCATATCCGAGCAGGTCCCGCGGTTTGGCTCCCTTCGCCCGACGGAGGGCGGCAGGATTTCAGCGATTTTTGTTTATCCAACCAAGGCCCTGTCAAGGGACCAGCTTCCAAAAATCCGCGGACTCGCCGACTCACTTGGGCTGAGGGTCGCGGTACTGGACGGCGATACCAAGGACGCCGAGAGGGCGCAGGTTATGGGTAGTCCGCCCGACGTCCTGATTACTAACTTTGACGTGATACATTACCACCTGCTGCACCGAACCAAACTCTCGCGCCTCTTGCGAACCGCGCGCTTTCTTGTGGTAGACGAGGCGCACGTGTATACCGGCGTTTTTGGCTCAAACGTCCACCACATAGTCGCCCGGCTTGAAAGGACAATGGACGCGCTTTCAGGCAGAAAAAGGCTGCAGGTTGCGGCCGCCTCTGCCACGCTACCAAACGCAGGCCAGTTCTGCGAGGTGCTGTTTGGCCGGCCGCTGCAGGTGATTGAAGGCTCTGGGCGTCAGCAGAACATCAAGATGGCAATGATCTTTCCCTCGCTGCGCTCCCACCGGAGCCTTGTCCTGGACCTTATCAGGCAGGCCGCCAGGAACCACCACAGGACGCTGTCGTTTAGCAACTCTCACCTTGGCGCAGAGCTGACCGCGTTCTACTCTTCCCGGCAGGGCGTCAGCATTCGCGTGCACAGGGCAGGGCTTGCGGCGCACCTCCGAAGGCACGTCGAGGATCAGTTCAAGGCGGGCAAGCTGACGGCAATCTCGGCTACTCCCACTCTGGAACTTGGAATCGACATTGGTGACATTGACGTCATCGTATCCGGCATCGTGCCAGTCAACAGGCTTACTCAGCGCATCGGAAGGGCAGGTCGCCGCGGCCAGCAGGGCTATGCGTTTCTCGCGCTTGGGACAGACCCTATCAGCCAGTACTACAAGAACCATCCTGACGACTATTTGTCTGACAGGGAGTATGCCTACGCGGACCCGTCAAACCCATTCGTGCTCGAGTACCAGGTACTTGCAATGTCCTGCGACCGGCCAATATCAATGGCCGAATCAAAACCTGTCTGGCAGACGCTCCAGTCGCTAGTCTCAAAGGGGCTCATAACGTTGGAGGCAGGCAAGTTCGTGCCAGACCGCGAAAAGGCCCGGGAAGTTCTCAGCAAGTACAGCATCAGGGGAATTGGAAGCCGCGTTGACATCATGCTCAACAAGTCCGTGATAGGCGACAGGGCGCTTCCGCAGGCACTTGAGGAGCTGCACAAGGACGCGGTGTACTTTTTCTCCGGCAGGCGGTACAGGGTAAAGCAGCTTCATTTTTCTTCAAGCGCGACCGCCGCTGATCAAAATACAAAGGACAGGCAGCCGTACGCTGAACTCGAGCCTCTGCCTTATGACTATCCGTACTACACCAAGGCAATCACCGACGAGTGGCCTTCGGTGAAAGAGGTGCTTGAGAAGAGACAGGCTTTTGGAGTCGAGGTCCTCTACTGCACGCTCCACATCAGAAAGAGGGTGCTTGGCTATGCCAACATCGAGATCGGCCAGGAGGCCGCGGCGCAGGCAAAAAGAAAGGTGATGCTCGAAGAGCCGCTAGAGTTTGAGTTTGAGTCGAAGGGTTTTGTCTTCAGGGCGCCGGCGCCGACCGAAACGATCTCAAAGTCTGACAGCCCCGAGGGCCCCGAATACGTGTCTACCAGCGCGTTTCACGCGACAGAGCACGTCGTAATTGAGGGAAGCGCCATGATAACCGGCGGCGCGTCGCAGGACCTTGGCGGGATCTCGCTCGGCTCGTCAGGCCTCATTTTTGTCTATGACGGAAGCATCGGCGGAAACGGTGCAAGCAGGATACTGTTTGAGAGGCTGGACATGGCGCTTGGCAGGGCGCTGCGAATCCTCTCGGACTGCCCGTGCGTTAGCGAGAGCGGCTGTCCCCGCTGCACGTACTCGTACAGGTGCGGCAACAACAACGAATACCTCCACAAGCGCGCCGCGATTGAGGTGCTGAGCAGAATCGTTGAAGGAGAAAAGACCGTGGTCGGAGAGGTTATCGACGGCGACAGAGCACTTGTTTGA
- a CDS encoding LLM class flavin-dependent oxidoreductase, whose amino-acid sequence MRIKFGFTQGLNVARLGLDEAQIMTACQMADRLDFDSVWAMDHSNVPQWKNAVVNDAWLLLAAIGAVTRKVELGTCVTDAIRRHPSAIALSAVTLDRLTQGRGILGIGAGEAQNVVDFGIEFSKPVTKFKEQLEVIEKLFDSDPDNRVNYTGEYYKLINACLQAKSIRKPRPPVYIAAGAPKTLELCATYGDGWIPIGYTPELFKHHAGVIKDHAKKQGRNLDDFQFANDVDVYFTDDGEEAWNKMKNAVKVSLYKPELLKVHNIQQDSEFDFRRYFTEYAMNKPELMEQMKRAALHIPDSVARSAIGVGKPDDVIQMLERFIKAGTNHFIIRFWGEGYFRSIEMFGNKVIPYFRDQARK is encoded by the coding sequence ATGCGGATAAAGTTCGGGTTTACACAGGGGCTCAATGTCGCAAGGCTAGGCCTTGACGAGGCTCAGATAATGACTGCCTGCCAGATGGCAGACAGGCTAGACTTTGACTCGGTGTGGGCGATGGATCACTCCAACGTCCCCCAGTGGAAGAACGCCGTAGTCAACGACGCTTGGCTTTTGCTTGCCGCCATCGGAGCGGTCACGAGGAAAGTGGAACTGGGTACGTGTGTGACTGATGCCATCAGGAGACACCCTTCCGCCATTGCGCTGTCTGCCGTGACACTTGACAGGCTAACCCAGGGCAGGGGCATCCTGGGAATTGGGGCTGGCGAGGCGCAGAACGTGGTCGACTTTGGCATCGAGTTCAGCAAACCCGTGACAAAATTCAAGGAACAGCTGGAAGTAATTGAAAAACTGTTCGACTCTGACCCGGACAACAGGGTGAACTATACCGGCGAGTACTACAAGCTGATAAACGCGTGCCTTCAGGCAAAAAGCATCCGAAAGCCGAGGCCGCCCGTCTACATTGCCGCCGGCGCTCCAAAGACACTCGAGCTGTGCGCCACGTACGGCGACGGCTGGATACCAATAGGCTATACGCCGGAGCTTTTCAAGCACCACGCAGGCGTAATCAAGGATCACGCCAAAAAGCAGGGCAGGAACCTTGACGACTTTCAGTTTGCAAACGACGTTGACGTGTACTTTACAGACGACGGCGAAGAGGCATGGAACAAGATGAAAAATGCAGTCAAGGTCAGCCTCTACAAGCCGGAGCTTTTGAAGGTCCACAACATCCAGCAGGACTCGGAGTTTGACTTTAGGAGATACTTTACGGAATACGCAATGAACAAGCCGGAGCTCATGGAGCAGATGAAGAGGGCCGCTCTTCACATTCCAGACAGCGTGGCAAGGTCGGCCATCGGTGTCGGCAAGCCTGACGACGTGATACAGATGCTTGAGCGGTTCATAAAGGCAGGGACCAACCACTTTATCATCAGGTTCTGGGGCGAGGGCTACTTTAGAAGCATCGAGATGTTTGGCAACAAGGTAATCCCGTACTTTAGAGACCAGGCACGCAAGTAG
- a CDS encoding exonuclease — MPHCTVSRGSSGIVVRQGQTTIALDPSRQADCDITFVSHAHVDHLHKRSRNKNAEKKSQVIASKETCLIAGARGYCFTEPAECWEGLELVDTGHILGSRGLLVGDSMFYTGDISTRQRAFMKPARMPRAETLIIESTFGRPEYVFPKLTEVEHKTNKIISENYDLGRPVILMGYALGKAQLLTKLFDHWDPLYVHDSVATMNSVYSELGVKFKDVVTCSQAEQQGLLAKERPWIMVAPLMSGRSAFVRDMKARYNAVTVGFSGWATGERYRYMMGLDYAIPMSDHCDYNELVDAVKKCAPSRVYTFHGFAKEFARSLRKMGFDARAVDEDGHPAGSDATLDSFQ; from the coding sequence TTGCCGCACTGTACCGTGTCGCGTGGTTCTTCCGGAATCGTTGTGCGACAGGGCCAAACAACCATAGCCCTTGACCCGAGCCGCCAGGCGGATTGCGATATCACTTTTGTATCCCACGCCCACGTTGACCACCTCCACAAGAGGAGCAGAAATAAGAATGCCGAAAAGAAATCGCAGGTGATTGCGTCAAAGGAAACCTGCCTCATCGCCGGGGCGCGGGGGTACTGCTTTACCGAGCCCGCGGAATGCTGGGAGGGCCTTGAGCTTGTCGATACGGGCCACATACTTGGCTCCAGGGGACTTCTTGTAGGCGACTCGATGTTCTACACGGGCGACATCTCGACCCGCCAGCGCGCGTTCATGAAACCTGCAAGGATGCCCCGCGCAGAGACTCTCATTATCGAGTCGACCTTTGGCAGGCCCGAGTACGTCTTTCCGAAACTGACAGAAGTCGAGCACAAGACCAACAAGATAATCTCCGAAAACTACGACCTTGGGCGGCCGGTCATACTGATGGGCTATGCGCTTGGCAAGGCGCAGCTGCTCACCAAGCTTTTTGATCACTGGGACCCGCTCTACGTGCATGACTCCGTAGCAACCATGAACTCCGTCTACTCTGAACTCGGGGTAAAGTTCAAGGACGTTGTCACGTGCTCGCAGGCCGAGCAGCAGGGGCTGCTTGCAAAGGAGCGGCCGTGGATAATGGTTGCGCCCCTGATGTCCGGCAGGAGTGCCTTTGTACGCGACATGAAGGCACGGTATAACGCAGTGACAGTCGGATTCAGCGGCTGGGCCACGGGCGAGCGGTACCGCTACATGATGGGCCTTGACTATGCAATTCCGATGAGCGACCACTGCGATTACAACGAGCTTGTCGACGCTGTCAAGAAATGCGCGCCAAGCAGGGTGTATACCTTTCACGGGTTTGCAAAGGAGTTTGCCCGGTCGCTACGCAAGATGGGCTTTGACGCAAGGGCGGTGGACGAGGACGGCCACCCGGCCGGATCCGATGCCACCCTTGATTCTTTTCAGTGA